A window from bacterium encodes these proteins:
- the nrfD gene encoding polysulfide reductase NrfD, with amino-acid sequence IFNLKEYKPIARSTILTAFLGYVLVITALMFDLGKPYNVWHVIVMWNPHSVMFEVGWCVMLYTTVLFLEFLPVVFERFRLERWQRRFQTITVPLVIVGVLLSTLHQSSLGTLYVLVASKLHPLWYSGLLPLFFFISAIAGGLAMVIFESYLSARAFGKELEHSLLANISRVIAVVIGIYLVLRLQDLSSRSALRYIFDGSAESLYFLVEILLGFVTPMLLFFSARVRASKAWLFFGAVLVLFGFIMNRLNVAITGMTRYSGVEYLPSWMELAVTMSVVAAGLVAFRFAVKFLPIFPAEEKLGVHQPPLVAAGKSGRWAMAALFGILLLLVAGFGWSLAAKKPNTPAQIPDPAKLLPAESLTFPEAIAIPKSEASPGQVTFNHESHVDQSEPNCKTCHAVLFSIRSVGQEAGGAAKAGHEPCGTCHNGEKAFNYEESCDGCHVSSE; translated from the coding sequence ATATTTTTAATCTCAAGGAATACAAGCCCATCGCCCGCTCGACGATTTTGACCGCCTTTCTGGGTTATGTCCTGGTGATCACGGCGCTGATGTTCGATCTGGGGAAACCCTACAATGTCTGGCACGTCATCGTCATGTGGAACCCCCATTCGGTCATGTTCGAGGTTGGCTGGTGCGTGATGCTCTACACGACGGTGCTCTTTCTTGAATTTCTGCCGGTCGTATTCGAACGGTTCCGCCTCGAGCGTTGGCAACGCCGATTCCAAACCATCACCGTCCCTCTGGTCATCGTCGGGGTGCTGCTCTCGACTCTGCACCAGTCGTCGCTCGGGACCCTCTACGTCCTTGTGGCCAGCAAGCTGCATCCGCTGTGGTACTCCGGATTGCTGCCGCTCTTCTTTTTCATCTCGGCCATCGCCGGAGGGCTCGCCATGGTCATATTCGAGTCCTATCTGAGTGCGCGCGCCTTCGGCAAGGAGCTGGAGCACAGCCTCCTGGCCAATATCAGCCGGGTGATCGCCGTGGTCATCGGGATCTATCTGGTCCTGCGGCTCCAGGATCTGTCGAGCCGCAGTGCCTTGCGGTATATTTTCGACGGATCGGCCGAGAGCCTCTATTTTCTCGTCGAGATTCTGCTCGGTTTTGTTACGCCGATGCTCCTGTTTTTCAGCGCCAGGGTGCGCGCCAGCAAGGCCTGGCTCTTTTTCGGAGCAGTTTTGGTGCTGTTTGGCTTCATCATGAACCGACTGAACGTGGCGATCACGGGGATGACGCGATACAGCGGCGTGGAATATCTGCCCAGTTGGATGGAGCTGGCGGTGACCATGTCGGTGGTTGCCGCAGGGCTGGTGGCCTTTCGCTTCGCTGTCAAATTTCTGCCTATCTTTCCGGCTGAGGAAAAGCTGGGTGTGCACCAGCCGCCGCTGGTGGCCGCCGGCAAGTCCGGACGATGGGCGATGGCTGCCCTCTTCGGGATTCTACTGCTGCTGGTCGCCGGATTCGGCTGGTCTCTGGCCGCAAAAAAGCCCAACACGCCGGCGCAGATACCCGATCCGGCCAAGCTGTTGCCCGCTGAATCGCTCACCTTTCCGGAGGCGATTGCAATCCCCAAATCGGAGGCCAGTCCCGGTCAGGTCACCTTCAATCACGAATCGCATGTGGATCAAAGTGAGCCCAACTGCAAGACATGTCATGCTGTGCTCTTTTCCATCCGGTCTGTCGGACAGGAGGCTGGCGGTGCGGCCAAAGCCGGTCATGAACCGTGCGGCACCTGTCATAACGGTGAAAAAGCATTTAACTATGAAGAGAGTTGTGACGGCTGCCACGTCAGCTCCGAATAA